In the genome of Eschrichtius robustus isolate mEscRob2 chromosome 2, mEscRob2.pri, whole genome shotgun sequence, the window TGATTGGGTTTCATCAAGGCTATCATCTAAATCAGATGAGAAACTGGGCAAAAGTATGCTGAAAAAGCAAAGTGACACAATAGGTTCCCTTACTGGTCAATTTTGTTAAACATTGACTTCTCAAATTTGGAGAAATTAAATCACGTAGCACCTTGATACTTCAACTAGACTTCCTAAGCTACCAAATAGGAGCTCTAAGTACCTCCATTTTTGGGaaaagcaaatgaaacaaaaaccctCTTCTGTTTTGATACAGCCTAGAAGCCCTACTCCACTGAGCCAGCCTCTGACTTGCTCTCGAATGAGGTTATTGCTCTCCTACCCGGTGCCAGGTATGCAAGGTCAAGGTGGGGAGGCTTAGTTTCTGTTCTTCCATCTGGACCATTCTATTGACTCAAACGCAAGCTGATACAGAAAGAGAATCAACTTTGGAATTAGGCCTGGAATAAAATTTGGCTTCACCACTAAAGAGCTGCTACTTAACCTCTTTTGGCctgttttattataaaatgggAAGCACCATCTACCTCCATGGAATGTTGAGGTAACATGGCATAACACCTTTTCTTAAAAAAGGGCAGGTTTCCCTTTGGCATGCATGTAGAATAGAGTAAGATACAAATTAGTTCGGCCCTAGCAACTGGAACCTCTTTCCTCTGGTGTTAACACTGGGATCATGACCTCAGATACCCTTTGCATATACCTTCTATAGGCAAATGTAGCCAAAGACAACTAAATCTAAGGCTGAAAAGTTAGTAACTATGATGAAACTGACATGTGCCTTAGAGAGCTCACTCACTGTTCTCCACGGTTCAGACCTTTCTTAGGAACAGTCCTAAAGAATCTCAAGCACACAAAGTATATTCTTAAATATGGTTTAATACTCTTCTCCATTTCTGTACATCACAACACCAAGATTTTGCTGCTTAGGATCTCTCCGTAGAGGCTATAGAGAATGCAAAGGCTACGGTTTTCACCCCCTCTTAtttatgtgtttgtatgtgtaagTGTAATACATATCAGTATATATTGATACACACATCAATATATAATGCAATATATATCACCAAAGAGAACACAttgattaaagaaatacaaaaatttgGCATCATTTCCAAActtaaatagtaaaaataaaaactacaaaaggAGCTGCATACCCTAAATGTATCATGTGAAACAACAAGCATATTCAAAAATGTAAATTTACATCCAATTTCTCTGGTCTTGTCATATCACATTAGACCCATTTACAATGGCAAAACCCTAAGGTACTGCTATGAAGAGAGCATGTTTGCTTGCTCTTGGGTGTTCTGCAAACAAACAGCAGAGCCCAAAGCAAAAGCCTGCTCCGGTGAAGCCTCCCGCGTTGGTGAATACCAAAGAATTGACTCTTCTCACTGGGGGTTGAGACATCAGGTTATACATAGATAGTCATTTGGACCTCAGAGTACAGTGTGAGAACCAGAAGCTTTACATTTAAGACATACTCCCTTCATTCAAGTGAAACAGGATTATTGGAACGATAGGCAGGTCTGTAACCTGGGAACAAGGAGCTGGTTCAGACCAATAAAGCTACGAGTGACTGAGTCAAGTCAGTGAAGAACAGCAGTCAGGCACTAAAGTGTTAAAAGTACCCAATTTGAAAACCAAATGCACCCCACTACCCTAGCAGTGTGGGGTGATACCAATTGACTTTTAAAACCTTTGGTCCTTCAAAGTCCATTTGGTATACTTTTTTCCATTGCTACCGCTGGGCACGTCCTACACACTTTGTTCACTGTCACCACCTCAGGCACGCCATGACCTTGCATGTCAGCTGGGGTCAAGTCCGATTTACAGCCCAGCTGTGAAGCATAAGCTTCAGGTTTTCAGGCCCACTTTTGGATCCAACGTGGTTAAGTCCTTGGTGCCAGAAGCTGTGTCCCATCCCTTCCCACCCATGcccttcccaccctcctcccataATTTCTCCTATGAGAGGTGCTTGTAAGTCCCATATTTGAAACAGATGCTCCAACCCCACCAGGACGTCAGGGGTTTACAATTACATGCACAGTCATACATGTCTTGTCTGTCGTTCCTGTGAAAACCTtgcagttcatttttaaaaaatcaaaacattcaCATAATCTCATGCCATCCAACACAAGGAAAACATGACCACCTCCCTTTTGCCAAGGACAGAcccaagcaaaataaaatattctttaaatttctttGCTTCCACTTAAATTGCATGTTTTATTTCTCCCAATCCCAGCAATAGCACAGAAGCCCCATCATATCCATCCCAAGCTGGTTTCTAGTATGCAAGATTATGCAAACCCTTGTCAAAGCAATTGATGCTAAGGGCTCCCAAACCCCGGGCACAAATGCGCCTGCAAAACAGATGGAAGGAAACAGAGCACTGGCCCAAATGCTTCATGTGTCAGTTTATCTTTGCAATACAATCTGCATCCTTGAAACTGACAGTCTGGAGGGGAGGGGTAGTATGAGGGAGTAAAGTTGAAACTGCCTCCTATTAGCTCACCCTTTCAACATTAAACAGAGACCAAGAGAGAAATGGTTCCAACATTTCACCACATGTATTTCTTCTTATGCAGTCTAAGCTGAGAATGCCATGTAAATGGGTCACTGCGAAATGCAgcaatttaatttttctccaatcaaaataagaaacaaaccAGTATGATCTCATTTCTATTAACTTTTGAAGGTTTACAGCAGTTAAAGTATTTTGCTTCTAtgtatgaaggttaaaaaaatcatttttttttttttcataaaatacaaGAGCAACCAATTTCACCAtcaagtaaaagtaaaaactgggattcttttttaaattagtcCAAAGTGGCATTTAGGAACTTAGTTGTAGGCTGCTGCGCTGACACCATGACAAACCAAAGTGTAGGGTTGGGTCTGGTTTTTGTTTCGCTTTTCTTTTCAATATCCAATGCTCATGGACTAAGTTCTGGAAATGTTCCAATTGTAAGGCAGGGATCTGTTTGGATTCCACCACGGGTATGCTCCTTGGGTTGGATGCTGGAGGGTGAGGCACGTTTTGCCGGACCCATGTCGACTACCTAGTAGTCATCAAGGTCAAAAAATTCATCATCTCCTCCTTGGTATTCCATTCCCTGGAAATCTACTCGGTACCGCAAGATACCTGGGGAAACAAGCAGAGTCAATAGCTGTGGTTCACAgaactggggggtggggagcacgTTCCCTCTATTAAGGGAAGCCCAATCCCCTTGCAGAATTATAGAAAGCAAAGAGATGATAAAAAGTGGTCCCAACCAAGGAACCTGCAGCCATGTGCTGCCTCAATCCCCTGCCTCAGTGGATGATGAGCACACCTCACCTGAAGTTAACGTTATTTTGGGATAGCCAGGAAAAGGCTGTGGCCCGAGACCCTGGCTATTAGTTTTCTGATTTGCTACTCACCTCCAATTCCACCAAATCCTTTCACAAACTGGGATCCTTCTTGTGACTTATCTGTGACAATTTCCAATGTAGCTCCAAAttttttatagttgttagcaaaCCACTCCAGCAGGGGCATGCTCTCAATCAGCTCATGTTCTTGTCCTGTCTGCAGGGGCAGCCACGATACAGAAACAATGGGATTAGGATATATCAAGACAGGAACGCTTGCTCCCTTGCCTGCCAACATTCTCCTTGTCCCTGTCATTATATCTATGTGTGTGAAACTAAGCAAATTACGGTTCTGGTGATATAATTGCAACAGCATGGAAATTCTGATTACTTGAAACAACATTCCTCCCCAGGCTCTAGCCTCAATAATGAAATGTTAACACACACTTAGCAGTTTTTCAACTTATGGTTCCTCCTGTTGTCTAGAAGTCAGGCTGTTACAAAGTGTCTCTAGGCAGCACTCATTCAACAGCCGAGACACGCCAGAACTGCTTTTTGGAGCAGCCTTGTAAAAACCAAAGTCCTTCAACTCAGAACTTGAAGAAGCTACCAATTAAAAGGGACCTGTGCTGACCAGGTAACACTTGAAGCTGTGGTGATGCAGTTAGGCCAAACCTGTAGAAGCTGCTGTAGTAGAAGAGCTGGTAAAGTAAATGAAGAAAGCAGCACAGATTTCACAGTGCAGGAGAGGAACTATTTAATTAATCTTCCTCTCAAACATTTTTCAAGTAtgagaatgttttcttttaaaataaggaacCACAGTAACCATGACCTGGCCTCCTTCTTTGGAATCAGATCAGTATGTGGCATACAGGAGCTGACCACCTCCCGGTACTCCCCCCTGCCAGCAAGTATGAGGTTTGGTTTTCCAAGGCTGATGCTACTCTGTGCTGCCAGGGCTCTAACATACGGATTTATGTTTCCTTGTATGGATCACCAAACCAATCACATAcctctttgtctgtaaaatgagatttatccttctcttgttctggagtTAGATAGAGAATTTTCTCCTCTGCAGCATTGGGGAAAAAAGAATGTGTTAACCTGCTTCTCATATACTAACAGGTTTAAGTTCCATGAGATGAAATCAGGTTAGATGAAAGAGCTCCTGAACTCATTCTAGCAACCTTTTCATAAGAACATTAGTCAGCATGCAATGAATGAATGTCTACCAGGTACACTGCTCCTATCATAAGGAAACACCAAAGATATTTAAGATATAGCCCttgtcctcaaaaaatttaacaatCTTAGGTAGACATTTATCAGTTCAATTGGATACAGACTGAAAGACTGGGGAACACGGTATAGATCTGCCTTTTGATTGCTCCTGAAATCAGCCACCTTTCCCAAATCTCCCCCCCAGGCTTCTTGAATACACAGGTCAGTAATAGTCatcttattttctaattctcATACCTTCTGTGCCTTGGCAATGAAGAACATATCTCATTATATCCAGATTTTCATAGACTATTAGAATCTCTACAGCTCCCATTTCTAAAGCCTTTAGTGTATCTTCAACTCCAAAACAGTACTTGCCCGTGTCCTGGCTGATTTCATCAAAGTATCGCCCTGTGGTTAGGGACAGGTCATTAAGAACATATATTAAGGTTTCTTTTGTAGATACAGAGCTTCTTACTCAAAATCAGGGAGAGAAAAAAGTCAACTTAAAAATAAGTAAGTGCCAAATGTCAGTGAAAAATCACACTGCTAGTTGAGGCTCCAGAAAATGACTCTGAAGAGGTAACAGTTGGGCCAAATACACAATCATTTGGAAATGTGTGTCAAATTAGAAACAAAGCCAAACAATGGCCCCATTAATCTTTAATTTGAGCTCTCTATTCATCACTCTATTACAAAGGATAATTAATATGGGAAATCTAACTGAAGTTTGGTTCCTATTGCCAAAGGGTAAAAAcagtagaaaaacaaacacatttattAGACTTAACAACTAAAGAGAGATTAATGATTCCACTGAGGAGGACTTAAATTAAAATGCTAAATCTTCCTTTTACCTTTTCAGTGTTTTGTTtcgtacatatataaatacacatatacatacaaaaacaTTTCACAGTAAGTAAGTTGCATTTCACTGATACCTATTAACTTCTTCTCTTGAATGAACTTCACGTTGGAGAGGACTTCAGTAGATAACTCAATAGCTTGGTTGAATCCATTTTCACCACCATAAGATATATcaactaattttaaaacttttgattgCAACCTCtgacacaattaaaaaaaatttaaaaagcacatcATTAGTACTTCGAAACACCCTTACCAAGACCCATTACCTTTTAATGGCATGCAAAACTAGCAACATGATCAGTGAAGCCtcaagaggagaggaaagagcccAATTTACTCTTGAATAGGTCTCACTGAAGAACACTGCCAGGATAAACTTCCTTAGCCAACGATACCACACATTCTGTCAGACCTATAAAAGCCTAACTcattaaacacaaacaaaacaaagtatcTTGTGAAGGAAAGGAGGAACTATTGGTTCCTGCTATATAAGGTGGTAGAGTATATAAGACAGCTTCTTTAGTGAGCCTTCTACTGTAATGCTACTACCCCACACCAGAAGAACACCTTGGGAATGTGTTATGGCCAGCCCAAGTCATAACCCAGTAGAGCTTTCTGGATTAAACACTTTAGGCTTAATCAGCTCTGTCATATTGCTGCGAGGTTCAATGCTTTACTTACCTCCAGGAATAAGTtagaaaaagacaggaaaaacCAGTCCTAGTTTCTTTGAAATCAAACTCCATTTTAAAGCCAATTATGGCAACCCACTAAAATCAGGGGCCAACATAGGGTCCAGAAAGATACCATCCAAAAAATGGctgatttcaaaagaaaaaaagtccagaAAGACATGGGGGAATATCTCCTAATATTCCTAATAATACACATGGAATTTTGTCCACTCAGAGCTAGGTTTTTAACACAGAATTTTTCACTGTAAAAGTAAAAAAGATGTGCATGTCCCGCACTCAAAGAACTCAACTACTCCCACCTAAAAACTTACATAAAGGAGCATCTACTTCTCACTTACCTGATCAAACATATCAGATTGACTTAGTTCAGTTTTAAAGTCAGCTGATCCAGCTAAAACAAGACCAGCAACATTCACTTTGTCCCCAGAAATAAACAGCTGCACAGCAGTCTCAGCTACTTTCCGAACATAGTTATGTCGCTTTTCCATTCTTAAACGGGCAAAACGCAAGGCTGATTGACCTCCTCTACCTTTGACAAAGAAAAGTGGTGAGAGAAAAAGTCAATTATTAAGAAGTACAAGATGCCCTGCTAATTAAAAAGTAACTATATAATCATGCTATTCcccaaggaaaggagaaagaggaaaatcaCTATTCCCTTAacttaaatgtttggtataagCTATTACTGGCTTTCACAGAGTGACCACTAATTCTCTAGTCAAAAGAGCCACAAGCACCAATGAGTCACTGCATGATGCTTCTCCCATCATCTGGATTTACTTTCCCCTATTTATACAATTTGCTTCTTTAATGTTAGACAAAAAGCAAAGGTGCTCATGTTCTCTTCCTAGATTACCATGTTTCTTTGGGAGATCCACGGTGAATTTGTGCAGaacttctcttgtatttccttgGAGTGTGCCAAAAAGTGCACCACTACCATCTATTACAATGAAGCCAAACTTGCTATCATCTGAAAGTAGTGCTGTAAGAGCCTGAAAAGCAAACACAGGTACCACACAATAAACCTCAAAACTTTGCTAAAGTCAAGACAAAAATCCAAAAGGACATATACAAGCCCTCTCCACTCACTTAGAATGGTATGTGTACTACAGAAAAACCATTTCATGGAGTAATTTATAGACTTCAGCTATAAATATGTAACTCATATGGACAAATTTGAACCAGATGCAGGAGAAAACCAACAATATCAACGTGAAGCCTTTTTACAAAGCTGACCTAGGCACAGGAATGCAAAACTAATACAGAGTTACAGGGCTCAAATTCTTCCTAGGTCCTTGATTTTAGACTGATGATGGTCTAGGGAACATAACGTTCAAATTCAAAGTCTAACCTCCAAAAGTTGACTTTCTGTTACCATTAATAACCCCAGCATTAATAGGCGGTGTTCACTATGGCAAATAAGAGTatcttgtaaatcaactctagaGTAGTACTCACTGAGTACAAAACCCAGAAACAGTGTATAAAAagatctaatttttaaatgttttatttaactaTGTCTTGAGTATCATTAATGATATCAGGATCTAAAACTCAATTGTATATTGAAGGTACTACAGGTAATAATTCTGAATTTTTATGGGGGAAAATCCTCCTTCTGG includes:
- the ETF1 gene encoding eukaryotic peptide chain release factor subunit 1 codes for the protein MADDPSAADRNVEIWKIKKLIKSLEAARGNGTSMISLIIPPKDQISRVAKMLADEFGTASNIKSRVNRLSVLGAITSVQQRLKLYNKVPPNGLVVYCGTIVTEEGKEKKVNIDFEPFKPINTSLYLCDNKFHTEALTALLSDDSKFGFIVIDGSGALFGTLQGNTREVLHKFTVDLPKKHGRGGQSALRFARLRMEKRHNYVRKVAETAVQLFISGDKVNVAGLVLAGSADFKTELSQSDMFDQRLQSKVLKLVDISYGGENGFNQAIELSTEVLSNVKFIQEKKLIGRYFDEISQDTGKYCFGVEDTLKALEMGAVEILIVYENLDIMRYVLHCQGTEEEKILYLTPEQEKDKSHFTDKETGQEHELIESMPLLEWFANNYKKFGATLEIVTDKSQEGSQFVKGFGGIGGILRYRVDFQGMEYQGGDDEFFDLDDY